The Shewanella mangrovisoli genome has a window encoding:
- the fabF gene encoding beta-ketoacyl-ACP synthase II, with protein sequence MSKRRVVVTGLGLVTPVGNTVDTTWKALLSGKSGIAPITKFDASEFTTRFSGSVKDFDVEQYLTKKDARKMDLFIQYGMAAGIQAIQDSGLDMSKVNPGRVGTAIGAGMGGMWLIEQNHSALLSGGPRKISPFFVPSTIINMIAGHLSIMYGMTGPNFAVTTACTTGVHNIGFAARTIAYGDADVMVAGGAEDVTCPLGVGGFGAAKALSTRNDDPTAASRPWDKDRDGFVIGDGAGVMVMEEYEHAKARGATIYGELVGFGMSGDAFHMTSPPSDGAGAAAAMVNAVNDAKLPFEKIGYINAHGTSTPAGDKAEAAAVKSVFGDHAYNLLVSSTKSMTGHLLGAAGAVEAIFTLLALRDQAVPPTINLDNPDEGCDLDFVAHTARDVKLEYALCNSFGFGGTNGSLLFKKV encoded by the coding sequence GTGTCTAAACGTCGTGTAGTGGTAACCGGTTTAGGGTTAGTAACTCCCGTGGGTAATACTGTCGATACTACTTGGAAGGCGCTGCTTTCGGGTAAGAGTGGTATTGCACCTATAACCAAATTTGATGCCAGCGAATTCACCACTCGTTTCAGTGGTTCTGTAAAAGATTTTGATGTTGAGCAGTACTTAACCAAGAAAGATGCCCGTAAAATGGACCTCTTTATTCAGTATGGTATGGCTGCTGGCATCCAAGCTATCCAAGACTCGGGTCTGGATATGAGCAAAGTAAACCCAGGCCGTGTCGGTACTGCTATCGGTGCGGGCATGGGCGGCATGTGGTTAATCGAACAAAACCACAGCGCGCTATTAAGCGGTGGCCCCCGTAAGATTTCGCCTTTCTTCGTGCCAAGCACCATCATCAATATGATTGCTGGCCATTTATCGATTATGTACGGTATGACAGGCCCTAACTTTGCCGTCACGACTGCTTGTACTACTGGTGTGCATAACATCGGTTTTGCGGCGCGTACCATCGCCTATGGCGATGCCGACGTGATGGTTGCTGGCGGTGCCGAAGACGTCACTTGTCCATTAGGCGTGGGTGGTTTTGGTGCGGCCAAAGCCCTGTCGACCCGTAACGATGACCCAACGGCAGCCAGTCGTCCATGGGATAAAGACCGTGACGGCTTTGTCATCGGCGATGGCGCAGGTGTGATGGTAATGGAAGAATACGAGCATGCTAAGGCGCGCGGCGCGACCATTTATGGTGAACTCGTCGGCTTTGGTATGAGCGGTGATGCGTTCCATATGACATCGCCACCAAGCGATGGTGCGGGCGCAGCTGCGGCTATGGTCAATGCAGTGAATGATGCCAAACTGCCATTTGAGAAAATTGGCTATATCAATGCCCACGGCACTTCAACTCCTGCGGGCGATAAAGCCGAAGCGGCCGCGGTGAAATCTGTGTTTGGTGACCACGCTTATAATCTGCTGGTCAGCTCAACTAAGTCTATGACGGGTCACTTGTTGGGCGCTGCGGGGGCAGTAGAAGCGATTTTCACCCTGCTTGCACTGCGCGACCAAGCCGTACCACCGACCATCAACCTCGATAATCCAGATGAAGGCTGTGATTTAGACTTTGTGGCGCACACCGCCCGCGATGTGAAGTTAGAGTACGCTCTATGTAACTCCTTCGGTTTTGGTGGTACTAACGGTTCATTGCTGTTTAAGAAAGTTTAA
- the fabG gene encoding 3-oxoacyl-ACP reductase FabG produces the protein MSINLSLAGKVALVTGASRGIGRAIAETLVEAGAIVVGTATSEKGAAAIQEYLGDKGFGLVLNVTDSQSVTDLFDSIKEKAGDVDILVNNAGITRDNLLMRMKDDEWNDIIDTNLTSLFRLSKPVMRTMMKKRFGRIINIGSVVGTMGNAGQVNYSAAKAGLIGFTKSLAREVASRQITVNAIAPGFIQTDMTDELTEDQQKAIMSQVPMERLGQAQEIANAVLFLASDSAAYITGETLHVNGGMYMV, from the coding sequence ATGAGTATCAATCTGAGTTTAGCGGGCAAAGTTGCCTTAGTGACAGGCGCGAGCCGTGGTATTGGCCGCGCGATTGCCGAAACCTTAGTCGAAGCTGGTGCGATTGTGGTAGGAACTGCCACAAGTGAGAAGGGCGCCGCAGCAATTCAAGAATATCTGGGTGACAAAGGTTTTGGTTTAGTGCTTAATGTTACCGATAGTCAATCCGTCACCGATTTATTCGATTCGATCAAAGAAAAAGCGGGTGATGTTGATATTCTAGTCAACAACGCGGGTATCACCCGTGATAACTTGCTGATGCGAATGAAAGATGATGAATGGAACGATATCATCGATACCAACCTGACATCATTGTTCAGACTATCAAAACCTGTGATGCGTACCATGATGAAAAAGCGCTTCGGCCGGATCATCAATATTGGTTCAGTGGTAGGCACTATGGGCAATGCAGGTCAAGTTAACTACTCGGCTGCAAAGGCTGGTTTGATCGGATTTACAAAATCTCTTGCAAGAGAGGTTGCATCTCGTCAAATTACAGTTAATGCTATCGCTCCTGGATTTATCCAGACCGATATGACTGATGAGCTGACCGAAGATCAGCAAAAAGCTATCATGTCTCAGGTTCCGATGGAACGATTAGGGCAAGCGCAAGAAATTGCTAATGCCGTACTCTTCTTGGCATCGGATTCTGCCGCTTATATCACAGGCGAGACCTTGCATGTGAATGGCGGAATGTACATGGTTTAA
- a CDS encoding acyl-CoA dehydrogenase C-terminal domain-containing protein: MPVYQAPLRDYQFILDEMLHIYQQDALKGFDEIDPDLVDAILQGMADFSTEVMLPLNSVGDVQGCKLVDGKVVTPEGFADAYQQFVDNGWPTLTCDPAYGGQGLPEVVGIFATEMQTSTNMAFAMYPGLTHGAYAAIHAHGSEALKQKYLAKLVSGEWTGTMNLTESHAGTDLALLRTKAVPAADGYFAITGEKIFISSGDHQFTDNIVHLVLARLPDAPEGVKGISLFAVPKVLVNSDGSLGEANSLYASGLEHKMGIHGNSTCVMVFEGALGELVGEPHQGLRAMFTMMNQARLGVGMQGLGVSEIAYQNALAYAKDRLQSRAISGAKAPEKAADPILVHGDVRRMLLSQKAFNEGARALVGQQALWLDEAERHSDPAKAKVAAQLAALFTPVVKGFITNRGFNACVDAQQVFGGHGYIHEWGMEQFVRDSRIALIYEGTNGIQALDLVGRKLLSDRGAAMQQWSALVTEFIQLQGKDPQMQPYVSGLMDCATDLQKASGYLATHAAINPDIIGAASMAYLELFGVTALAWMWARMAKIALTALENGTQDADFYQAKLKTADFYMAYWAVQSRSLRKQLEQASEMLTTLDEAIF; encoded by the coding sequence ATGCCAGTCTATCAAGCACCACTACGTGACTATCAATTTATCCTCGATGAAATGTTGCATATTTATCAGCAAGATGCCTTAAAAGGCTTCGATGAAATCGACCCCGATCTGGTCGATGCCATCCTACAGGGTATGGCGGATTTCAGTACTGAGGTGATGTTGCCGTTAAATAGCGTAGGGGACGTGCAGGGCTGCAAACTCGTGGATGGCAAAGTGGTTACCCCCGAAGGTTTTGCCGACGCCTATCAGCAGTTTGTCGATAATGGCTGGCCTACACTGACCTGCGATCCCGCCTATGGCGGCCAAGGGTTACCCGAAGTGGTCGGTATTTTCGCCACCGAGATGCAAACCTCGACCAACATGGCCTTTGCCATGTATCCCGGCCTTACCCATGGCGCCTATGCGGCCATTCATGCCCACGGCAGTGAGGCGCTGAAACAGAAGTATTTAGCCAAATTAGTGAGTGGTGAATGGACTGGCACCATGAACCTCACCGAATCCCATGCAGGAACCGATTTAGCACTGCTGCGTACTAAGGCCGTTCCCGCGGCGGACGGCTATTTTGCCATCACTGGCGAGAAGATTTTTATCTCCTCGGGCGACCATCAATTTACCGATAACATAGTGCACTTGGTGCTCGCCCGTTTACCCGACGCGCCCGAAGGGGTGAAGGGGATTTCGCTGTTTGCCGTGCCCAAGGTGTTAGTGAACAGTGATGGCAGTTTAGGTGAGGCGAACAGCCTCTATGCTAGTGGCCTTGAGCATAAAATGGGGATCCACGGCAACTCAACCTGCGTGATGGTATTCGAGGGGGCACTCGGTGAGTTAGTCGGCGAACCCCATCAAGGGCTGCGCGCCATGTTTACCATGATGAACCAAGCGCGCCTGGGTGTCGGGATGCAGGGATTAGGCGTGTCCGAAATTGCCTATCAAAATGCTTTGGCCTACGCCAAAGACAGATTGCAGAGCCGTGCTATCAGTGGGGCTAAGGCGCCCGAAAAAGCCGCCGATCCGATTTTGGTTCACGGTGATGTGCGCCGGATGTTGTTATCGCAAAAAGCCTTTAATGAAGGTGCCCGGGCACTCGTTGGTCAGCAGGCGCTTTGGCTCGATGAGGCAGAGCGTCATAGCGATCCTGCCAAAGCAAAAGTGGCTGCCCAATTAGCGGCGTTATTTACACCTGTGGTAAAAGGCTTTATCACAAACCGTGGTTTTAACGCCTGTGTGGATGCACAGCAAGTATTTGGCGGCCATGGCTATATCCACGAGTGGGGAATGGAGCAATTCGTGCGTGATAGCCGTATCGCTTTGATTTATGAAGGCACTAACGGTATTCAGGCGCTCGATTTAGTTGGGCGTAAGCTGCTGAGCGATCGCGGCGCTGCCATGCAGCAATGGTCTGCGCTAGTGACTGAGTTTATTCAATTACAGGGCAAAGATCCGCAAATGCAGCCCTATGTCAGTGGGCTAATGGATTGTGCCACCGATTTACAAAAGGCGAGCGGTTATTTAGCGACCCATGCGGCTATCAATCCCGACATTATCGGCGCGGCATCGATGGCGTATCTCGAGTTATTTGGCGTTACTGCCCTTGCCTGGATGTGGGCGCGTATGGCGAAGATTGCCCTGACTGCGCTCGAAAATGGCACGCAAGATGCCGACTTTTACCAGGCTAAACTGAAAACGGCGGACTTTTATATGGCGTATTGGGCCGTGCAGAGCCGCAGTCTGCGTAAACAGTTGGAGCAGGCGAGTGAGATGTTGACCACGCTCGATGAGGCGATTTTTTAA
- a CDS encoding beta-ketoacyl-ACP synthase III, with amino-acid sequence MHTKILGTGSYLPVQVRSNQDLEKMVETSDQWIVERTGISERRIAAQDETVSTMGYQAALNALEMAGIEASELDMIICGTTSAANAFPAAACEIQAMLGVHTIPAFDIAAACSGFVYALSVADQFVKTGAAKKVLVIGADVLSRLCEPEDRTTIILFGDGAGAAVIGASDEPGIISTHIYADGRQGDLLKCAFPPRQGETSEAVGFMTMKGNDVFKVAVTQLSHVVTETLRLNNIDKSEIDWLVPHQANFRIINATAKKLDMSLDKVVLTLAKHGNTSAASVPIALDEAVRDGRIQRGQLLLLEAFGAGFAWGSALVRF; translated from the coding sequence ATGCATACAAAAATTCTCGGAACTGGTAGTTATCTGCCAGTGCAGGTGCGTAGCAATCAAGATTTGGAAAAAATGGTGGAAACCAGTGACCAATGGATTGTTGAACGTACAGGTATTTCAGAGCGTCGCATTGCGGCGCAAGACGAAACTGTCTCAACTATGGGCTATCAGGCAGCATTAAATGCGCTCGAGATGGCCGGCATAGAAGCATCAGAGTTAGATATGATCATTTGTGGCACCACCAGTGCGGCAAATGCGTTCCCTGCGGCGGCCTGCGAAATTCAAGCCATGCTCGGCGTACATACCATTCCAGCCTTTGATATTGCGGCGGCTTGTTCAGGTTTTGTGTATGCCTTATCTGTCGCTGATCAATTTGTTAAAACCGGCGCCGCTAAAAAAGTGCTGGTGATTGGCGCCGACGTGCTATCACGTTTATGTGAGCCAGAAGACCGCACCACCATCATTTTGTTTGGTGACGGTGCAGGGGCGGCGGTTATCGGCGCTTCCGATGAGCCCGGGATTATTTCAACCCATATTTATGCCGATGGTCGTCAAGGTGACTTGCTTAAGTGCGCCTTCCCACCTCGTCAGGGGGAAACCTCTGAGGCGGTTGGCTTTATGACCATGAAAGGTAATGACGTTTTTAAAGTAGCGGTGACTCAGTTATCCCATGTAGTCACTGAAACATTACGCCTGAATAATATCGACAAGTCGGAAATCGACTGGTTGGTTCCCCATCAGGCTAACTTCCGCATTATTAATGCCACGGCGAAAAAGCTAGACATGAGCTTAGATAAAGTGGTGTTAACCCTTGCCAAACACGGTAATACCTCGGCGGCGTCGGTACCGATTGCCTTAGACGAAGCCGTGCGTGATGGCCGGATCCAACGTGGTCAGCTATTGCTGCTCGAAGCCTTCGGTGCCGGTTTTGCGTGGGGCAGTGCGCTCGTCCGTTTTTAA
- a CDS encoding D-hexose-6-phosphate mutarotase, with translation MGSVTTKKHANGLDYVEVNTALCQARIFLQGAQIDHFQPVGKPPLLWVSSADDYQPGNGIRGGVPVCWPWFGMSNQANFPQHGFARTRIWTLESVEMRNQLVDLRFSLTISEEDKIFWPHHTQVNVLFTLGETLSISLVNTNLGDVPVTLTQALHSYFPIEDIHQLKATGFSGAQYIEFAEGPYPQTTDDVLFDRETDRVYTNLGPVQHLHTPQGVIEVSRENSHSAVLWNPWIEKSTRLARFNDDDYLTMVCLEAANVLEDKLTLAPGESHSLVTHIRWAD, from the coding sequence ATGGGTTCTGTTACCACCAAAAAACACGCAAACGGGCTCGATTATGTCGAAGTGAACACTGCGTTATGCCAAGCAAGGATTTTTTTACAGGGCGCGCAAATCGATCATTTTCAACCTGTAGGTAAGCCGCCCTTGTTATGGGTGTCTTCGGCGGATGACTATCAACCGGGTAATGGGATCCGTGGCGGTGTACCTGTCTGCTGGCCTTGGTTTGGCATGAGCAACCAAGCTAATTTTCCACAACATGGTTTTGCCCGCACCCGTATTTGGACACTCGAGTCGGTTGAGATGCGTAATCAATTGGTGGATTTGCGTTTCAGCTTAACGATCAGCGAAGAAGATAAAATCTTTTGGCCGCACCATACCCAAGTCAACGTCCTCTTTACCTTAGGTGAAACCTTAAGTATCAGCTTAGTTAACACTAACCTCGGCGATGTGCCCGTAACGCTCACTCAAGCACTACACAGTTATTTTCCAATTGAAGATATTCACCAACTTAAAGCCACGGGTTTTAGTGGCGCTCAATATATTGAGTTTGCCGAAGGGCCTTACCCGCAAACGACAGATGATGTGCTATTTGACCGCGAAACCGACCGTGTTTACACCAACCTAGGTCCGGTACAACACTTACATACGCCCCAAGGTGTGATTGAAGTGAGCCGCGAAAATAGCCACTCGGCCGTGCTATGGAACCCTTGGATTGAAAAATCGACTCGCCTTGCCCGCTTTAATGACGATGACTATTTGACTATGGTGTGTCTCGAAGCTGCCAATGTGCTTGAAGATAAATTAACGCTGGCCCCCGGCGAGAGTCACAGTTTAGTAACCCATATTCGTTGGGCAGACTAA
- a CDS encoding NAD(P)-dependent oxidoreductase, with protein MAKVAFIGLGVMGYPMARHLLNKGHEVTVYNRTFAKAQAWVENYGGSCCPTPKEAAIGQDIVFTCVGNDNDLREVVLGNDGVIHGMAQGTVLVDHTTASADVARELHKVLAEKGIDFLDAPVSGGQAGAENGVLTVMVGGDQAVFERVKPVIEAFARCAERLGEVGAGQLTKMVNQICIAGVVQGLAEALQFARKAGLDGEKVVEVISKGAAQSWQMENRYKTMWGQSYDFGFAVDWMRKDLGIALEEARRNGSHLPLTALVDQFYSEVQAMGGNRWDTSSLLARFEKNTK; from the coding sequence ATGGCAAAAGTCGCATTTATTGGTTTAGGCGTAATGGGTTACCCCATGGCAAGACACTTACTCAACAAGGGCCATGAGGTTACTGTGTATAACCGCACTTTTGCCAAGGCACAAGCTTGGGTCGAGAACTACGGCGGTAGTTGCTGCCCAACGCCCAAAGAGGCGGCTATCGGCCAAGATATTGTGTTTACCTGCGTAGGCAACGATAACGACTTGCGTGAAGTGGTATTAGGCAATGATGGCGTGATCCATGGTATGGCTCAAGGTACTGTACTGGTTGACCATACAACGGCTTCTGCCGATGTGGCCCGTGAATTACATAAAGTGCTGGCCGAAAAAGGCATCGATTTTCTCGATGCGCCTGTATCGGGTGGCCAAGCTGGCGCCGAAAATGGCGTGCTGACCGTGATGGTCGGGGGCGACCAAGCCGTGTTCGAGCGTGTAAAGCCCGTTATCGAGGCGTTTGCACGCTGCGCAGAGCGTTTAGGTGAGGTAGGGGCAGGTCAACTCACTAAGATGGTTAACCAAATTTGTATCGCAGGTGTGGTACAAGGCCTTGCCGAAGCGCTGCAATTTGCCCGCAAAGCAGGCCTTGACGGTGAAAAAGTGGTTGAAGTGATCAGTAAAGGTGCGGCGCAAAGCTGGCAGATGGAAAATCGCTACAAAACCATGTGGGGTCAAAGCTATGATTTTGGTTTTGCCGTCGATTGGATGCGTAAGGATTTAGGCATTGCCCTAGAAGAAGCTCGCCGTAATGGTTCGCACTTACCCTTAACCGCGTTAGTGGATCAGTTTTATTCCGAAGTCCAAGCCATGGGTGGTAATCGCTGGGACACCTCAAGCTTGTTAGCGCGTTTTGAGAAAAACACTAAGTAG
- a CDS encoding acyl-CoA thioesterase: MAGIDRQITLRFLSEPADVNFGGKVHGGAVMKWIDLAAYACAAGWSGKYCITAYAGGIRFVQPILVGNIVEVSAKVIYTGKTSMHIGIDVRAGDPKVSERHLTTHCIVIMVAVDENGQPTPVPEWVPQTEHDIHLRDSALRLMEMRKKIGAEMEAHVQK; encoded by the coding sequence ATGGCTGGTATCGATAGACAAATTACCCTGAGATTTTTGTCTGAGCCTGCGGATGTGAATTTTGGTGGTAAGGTTCACGGCGGCGCTGTGATGAAATGGATTGACCTTGCGGCCTATGCCTGCGCCGCAGGTTGGAGTGGTAAATATTGCATTACCGCCTATGCGGGGGGAATTCGATTTGTACAGCCGATCCTTGTGGGCAATATTGTCGAAGTCAGCGCCAAGGTGATTTATACCGGCAAGACCTCGATGCATATCGGTATTGATGTGCGGGCAGGGGATCCTAAGGTCTCTGAGCGCCATCTCACGACTCATTGTATCGTTATCATGGTGGCCGTGGATGAAAATGGACAACCGACACCTGTGCCTGAATGGGTGCCGCAGACTGAGCATGATATTCATCTACGTGATTCTGCGCTGCGCTTGATGGAAATGCGCAAGAAAATTGGCGCCGAAATGGAAGCCCACGTGCAAAAGTGA
- the acpP gene encoding acyl carrier protein, with amino-acid sequence MSNIEERVKKIIVEQLGVKEEDVKPAASFVDDLGADSLDTVELVMALEEEFDTEIPDEEAEKITTVQAAIDYVSKNQ; translated from the coding sequence ATGAGCAACATCGAAGAACGTGTAAAGAAAATCATTGTAGAGCAACTGGGCGTTAAAGAAGAAGACGTTAAACCAGCGGCATCTTTCGTTGACGATCTGGGTGCAGATTCTCTGGACACTGTTGAGTTGGTTATGGCTCTGGAAGAAGAGTTTGATACCGAGATCCCTGATGAAGAAGCTGAAAAGATCACTACTGTTCAAGCAGCGATCGATTACGTTTCTAAGAATCAGTAA
- the fabD gene encoding ACP S-malonyltransferase, producing MENVAFVFPGQGSQALGMLAELAGAQPIVGQTFAEASEVLGYDLWALVQDGPVETLNETDKTQPALLAASVAIWRAYVASGKAMPAMLAGHSLGEYSALVCAGVIDFKDAIKLVELRGQLMQQAVPAGTGAMYAIIGLDNDGIANACIEAAQGEVVSPVNFNSPGQVVIAGQKEAVERAAVACKAAGAKMAVALPVSVPSHCALMKPAADKLAVALNDVQFNTPSITVINNVDVASPTAVADIKDALVRQLYCPVRWSETVELMAEKGITQLVECGPGKVLTGLAKRINKSLSAQAVNDVASLTALTE from the coding sequence ATGGAAAATGTAGCTTTTGTATTCCCAGGCCAAGGTTCACAGGCCCTAGGCATGCTAGCCGAGCTGGCTGGTGCGCAGCCGATTGTGGGACAAACCTTTGCCGAAGCGAGTGAGGTGTTAGGGTATGATCTGTGGGCATTAGTGCAAGATGGCCCCGTTGAAACCCTAAATGAAACCGATAAAACCCAGCCTGCCTTATTAGCGGCAAGTGTGGCGATTTGGCGTGCCTATGTTGCTTCTGGCAAGGCCATGCCTGCGATGTTAGCGGGTCACAGCTTAGGCGAATATTCCGCTTTAGTCTGTGCAGGTGTCATCGATTTTAAAGATGCGATCAAACTGGTTGAGCTACGTGGTCAACTGATGCAGCAAGCTGTGCCAGCGGGTACTGGCGCTATGTACGCGATTATCGGTCTTGATAATGACGGCATTGCTAATGCGTGTATTGAAGCTGCCCAAGGCGAAGTGGTGAGCCCAGTTAACTTTAACAGCCCTGGCCAAGTGGTTATCGCGGGTCAAAAAGAGGCGGTTGAGCGTGCAGCTGTGGCCTGTAAAGCGGCGGGCGCCAAAATGGCGGTTGCCTTGCCAGTCAGCGTGCCATCACACTGCGCATTAATGAAACCTGCCGCTGATAAATTAGCGGTAGCTTTAAACGATGTGCAGTTTAATACGCCAAGCATCACCGTTATCAATAACGTAGATGTGGCATCACCCACTGCGGTTGCCGACATTAAAGATGCGCTGGTTCGTCAACTTTATTGCCCAGTGCGTTGGAGCGAAACCGTTGAATTAATGGCCGAAAAAGGCATTACCCAGTTAGTTGAGTGTGGCCCTGGTAAAGTATTGACAGGTCTTGCGAAACGCATTAATAAATCTCTTTCTGCCCAAGCAGTTAATGACGTTGCATCCCTTACCGCGTTAACTGAATAA